One Passer domesticus isolate bPasDom1 chromosome 33, bPasDom1.hap1, whole genome shotgun sequence genomic window, ATTTCCCCTCACACCGGGCACTTTTCCCCTCACACCGGGTACTTTTCCCCTCACACCGGTCACTTTTCCCCTCACACCGGTCACTTTTCCCCTCACACCGGGTACTTTTCCCCTCACACCGGGCACTTTTTCCCTCACACCGGGCACTTTCCCCCTCACACCGGGCACTTTTCCCCCATTCCCGGCACTTTTCCCCTCACACCTGACACTTTCCCCTCACACCGGGCACTTTCCCCTCACACCTGACACTTTCCCCTCACACCTGACACTTTCCCCTCACACCGGGCACTTTTCCCCTCACACCTGACACTTTCCCCCTCACACCTGACACTTTCCCCTCACACCGGGCACTTTCCCCTCACACCGGGCACTTTCCCCTCACTCACCCAGCCGCGGCACCCCTCCGAGGCTCCTGGCCTGCCGCCGGCAGCCGGGCTCGGTGCAGCAGTTCCCGAGCACGCTCAGCGCCAGCTCCAGCACCCTGCGGGGCCGCTCGGGCCCCACGAGCTCCAGCAGCGGCCCGAGCCCCCCTCGCTCGCGGAACCGCGCGGGGCCCCCGGCCCGCCGCGTGTGCCGGGTGCGCAGCGCCAGCAGCGCCCGCGACAGCGACGGCTCGGCCGCGGGCCCGCACGGCCTCCACCGCACCAGCCCAGGGACTCGGACATGGTgggggagaaatgggggaaaaacggggggaaacgggaaaaaaaaatgtagcgggggtgaggggagagggaaCGGTGAGGGGCGGAACGGGCGGAAAGGGTGAGCGGGGAGGAGGGAACggcggggagggggcacagagagagcggggaagggagagggggagggaCGGGGCGCGCGGGGGGTGATGGGAGAGGGGCGGGGCCTGCGGGTGATTGGCGGGCGGTGCGCGAGGGGAAAGGGGCGGGGCGATCTGTGATTGACAGGTGGTGCGTGAGGGGAAAGGGTGATTGACAGGACtgtgattgattgattgattgattgattgattggaAAGGAGCGTGTCAACCTGTGATTGACAGGAAGGGTACCCTTGGGTGATTGACGGGGATATGGGTGATTAATCGATTGATCGATTGATTGACTAAACAGGCAAGGAGTGATTGGTTAGGCAATAATTAATCAATTGATAATTTGATTGATTGATTAAAAAGGAGAGTGGCAACAGATGATTGACAGAGCTGTGGGCAATTTATTAATTGGGAAAGGGGAGTGACAATGAGTGATTGATTAGGCAAATATTAATTGATTGAGGATGGGATGAAAACGGCGGGGCCATGGGTGATTACCAGGGAAATTAATTGATTGATTGATAAATTGATTGACAGGCAGGGAATTAAGTAGAACACAAAAGGGGCGGGGGCAACGGATGATTGACAGAATAAATTATGCGAAAGTGGGTGGGGCATCAAATGATTGACAGCCCCGGGGCTGATAGTTAATACAGTGTGGGCGTGGTCACACCCTCAGAAGGGGGGGACAACAGCTGATTGACAGTCGAGGGGCGCGGCCAATGAAACCTCGCGAGATTTCCCGAGATTTGCCGCCGTTCCCGCCCTTTCCCCCTCCCGCCAACATGGCGGCGCACGCCGGGCCCCCCCCCGAGCCGGACATGTCGCGACAGTGGCGACAGTCGTGGCCTCGCCTCGATCCGACAGCTCCGAGTATTTCCAGAGGGCCCTGGAGACGCTCGAGGAGGGGCTAGCGAGGAGGAGCTCGGtgagggggggtttgggggtccctgagggggtTGGGAGGGGGTTATGAGGGAATATGGGGAGTTtgtgagggattttggggtttatgAGGGGATTTAAGGGGTTtatgaggggatttggggggttatgagggggtttgggggggttatGAGGGGGTTTGGGCGTCCCTGAGGTGTTGTGAGGGGATATGGGGGATTTATGAGGAGACTTTGGGATTtatgaggggatttggggggttatGAGGGGATATGGGGGATTTATGAGGCGATTTGGGGGTTtatgaggggatttgggggtccctgaggggatttggggggtttatgaggggatttggggttcttgaaggggtttggggggtccctgaggggatttgggggctccgtgaggggattttggggtttattaGGGGATTTgaagggggtttgggggttcctgaggggattttggggtttatgaggggattttggggtttatgaggggttttgggggagtttatgaggagattttggggtttatgtggggatttgggggtccctgaggggatttgggggctccgtgaggggattttggggtttatgAGGCGATTTTGGGGTTTATGAGGGGTTTGGGTGATTTATGAGAGAGTTTGGGGGGGGTGTTATGAGGGATTTTTGGCGtctctgaggggattttggggtttatgAGGGGATTTAGGGAGGTTTATGAGCggtttggggggaatttgggaataaTTGCTATTTTGTCACTGCTAACCCCCATTTGGTTGTGTCTAACTCCCATTTTTTGTGTCTAATCCCCCTTTTTCAACTCCTAACCGCCATATTTTTCAGTTTAACCCCTATTTTTTGGTGTTTAACCACCATTTTTTGTGTCTaacccccatttttgggggtttaACCCCCATTTTGTTCTGTTTCACCCTCATTTTTTTATGTCTAACCCCCATTTTTCCACTCCCAATGCCCATTTTTTgggtttaatttcctttttttttgcgCTTAACCTCCATATTTTTGTGTCCAACCCCCAGCTTTTTGTGTCTAAccccattttttctctcctAATGCCATTTCTTTATGTCTAACCCCCATTTTCTCACTCCTAACCCCCAATTTTTTGGGTCTAACCCCCATTTTTCTGCTCCTAATCCCCATTTTCTCACTCCTAATCCCCATTTCTTTGTGTCCAACCCCCATTTTTGTGTAATTTACCccattttctccctgtttttcccccagCCCTGTTCACGCCCAACGTGCTGGCCGAGGCTGCGCGCTGCCTGCCcgccctggccctgcacccgggggctgcagctgctccttttTGGCCTGAATTCCCATCTTTTTTGTGTCTAATCCCCATTTTCTCACTCCCAACTCCCATTTCTTTGTGCCTAACCCCCATTTTTCCTCTCCTAATGCCATTTTTTTGTATCCAACCCCCATTTTCTCACTCCCAACCCCCATTTTTTTTGTATCCAACCCCCATTTTCTCACTCCCaacccccatttttggggtctaACCCCCATTTTTTGTGTCTAACCCCCATTTTCTCACTCCCAACCCCCATTTCTTTGTGTCTAACCCCCATTTTTCAGCTCCCAACCCCCATTTTTTCATCTCCTAACCCCATTTTTTAGAGTTTAACCCCCATTTCTTTGTGTCCAACCCCCATTTTTTGGTAATTAATCcagttttttccctgttttcccccaGCCCTGTTCACGCCCAACGTGCTGGCCGAGGCTGCGCGCTGCCTGCCcgccctggccctgcacccggggggctgcagctgctccttttTGGGCTGAATTCCCATCTTTTTTGTATCCAACCCCCATTTTCTCACTCCCAACCCCCATTTTTTTGTGTCTAACCCCCATTTCTTTGTGTCCAACCCCCATTTTTGTGTCTATCCCCCATTTTCTCGCTCCTAACTCCCGTTTCTTTGTGTCTAACCCCCATTTTTTCGTCTCCTAACCccatttttttgtgtttaaccCCCATTTTCTTGCTCCAAACCCTCATTTCTTTGTGTCTaacccccatttttccctttttctccctgtgTTTCCCCCAGCCCTGTTCACGCCCAACGTGCTGGCCGAGGCTGCGCGCTGCCTGCCcgccctggccctgcacccGGGGGGCTcccggctgctgctgcggctgctgccccgcgccccccccgaGGCCCTCCCCGCCCTGCTGCCCCCCCTGGGGGGGGTCCCCCGCCacccccgggggtcccgggtgCTCGAGGCCGCCCTGGGGAGGGTCCTGGGGGCGCTGGGGGAGGGGCGCGGGCtgggggaggggctggagggggccCTGGGGGAGCTGGCGGGGGTCCTGGGGCAGGATGTGGGGGGCTTGGCCGGGACCCCAACGGCAGCTTCGTGctcagggccctgctgggcGTGCTGGGCGGCGGCAGGGACGCAGGtgagggggaatttgggggggtttgggggggtttgagggggatttgggggtgctgggcggctggcagggatgcaggtgagagggaatttggggaattttggggggtttgagggggatttggggggtttttggggagggttttgaggggattttgggaggatttgggagGGTTtgaaggggatttgggggtgctggggggcgGCAGGGACGCAGGtgagggggaatttggggggtttgaggggaatttggggggttttggggtgggtttggggggattttgggaggatttgagggggtttgagggggatttgggggtgctggggggcgGCAGGGACGCAGGtgagggggaatttgggggatttggggggggtttgggggggtttgagggggatttggggggttttggggagggtttgaggggattttgggaggatttgggagGGTTtgaaggggatttgggggtgctggggggcgGCAGGGACGCAGGtgagggggaatttgggggttttggggggtttttggggggtttgggaggatttggggggatttggaggGGTTTGAGGGGGATTTGCGGGGTTTTAGGGGCatttggggagggtttgggagggtttgaggggggtttggggaggatttggggggtttgagggggattttgggaggattggggggttttgggggattttaggggggtttgagggggattttgggaggattggggggttttggggatttgaggggggtttggggggatttggggagggtttgagaggatttgggggggctggggggtggcAGGGACGCAGGtgaggggaaatttggggagtttgggggggcttgagggggatttggggggttttagggggtttgagggggatttggggggtgcTGGGCAGCGGCAGGGACGGAGGTgagggggaaatttggggaattttgggggatttgaggggggcttgggaggatttggggggatttggaggagtttgagggggtttggaggggtttgagggggatttggggggttttagggGCGtttgagggggattttgggaggattgGGGAGcatttgggggggtttgaggggggtttggggagtgtttgaggggatttgggggggttttgtggagggtttgggggggtttgaggggattttgggaggatttgaggcggatttggggggttttagtgggatttgggggagttttgggagggtttgggggggcttgagaatttgggggggggttgagggggatttgggggtgctggggggcagcagggacgCAGGTGAGGGGGGGGTTGGggagtttgggggattttggggggttttcaggattttttgggaatttttgtaGTAATTGGGAGGGTTTtaggggggaatttgggggtttggagggaaaatttgggcttttggggggaaatttggggattttggggggatttgaggagGTTTGGGGGGGGATGAgaagaattttgggggatttttggggatttttggaggttttcaaTGATTTCCCCCCAATTTCTGCCCCAGTCCCTCCCCCCAAGGGGGCGGAGCCAAAGACAAAGAAGGAGGGGCTAAAGGAAAAGGAGGCGTGGTCGCTGCCAAAGGGGGCGGAGCTTCCGGCCTCCTTCCGCCccctgctggaggagctggccaggggctggagcagcaaatTCCAGGtgagcaaaaaaccccaaaattcacccccaaaatccccctaaaaatccccaaaatcatcgtaaaaaccccaaaaatccaaataatcaccccaaaatccccctaaaaatccccaaaatcatcgtaaaaaccccaaaaatcagcccaaaaccctcaaaaaccccaaaaatgaccccaaaataacccaaaaatcaTAATAAagtcccccaaaatccaaataATCGCCCCAAAGTCACCctaaaaactcccaaaatcacctgaaaaaccccaaaaatcaccccaaaatcaccttaaaaatcccaaaaatcaccccaaaatcaccccaaaaaacaccccaaaaaacccaaaaatcatagtaaaagccccaaaaattaaaataatcatcCCAAAATCAccttaaaaatcccaaaaatcacctcaaaaaccccaaaaatcaccccgaAATCATCGTAAGAGtcccaaaaatccaaataatcaccccaaaatcaccctaaaaatcccaaaaatcgcctcaaaatcagcacaaaaaccccccaaatcaccccaaaataaccaaaaatcatcacaaaaaccccaaaagtttaaataatcaccccaaaatcaccctaaaaactcccaaaaccccaaatttctccaaaatccccaaatttccctttaaaattccaaaaattcccacatttttcttccaaaatccccaaatttttctCTGAAACCTCTCAAATATTGTCCAAATTTCAGAATTCCCCCCCAAGTTTTCCtcaatttccccaaaattccccaaattttccccaaatttccccaaaattccccaaattttccacAAAGTTCCTAAATTTTCTCCAAATTTCCCACATTGTCCCCAAATTTCctccatttttttccagttttccccaaatttccccaattctcacccaaatttccccaaaattccccaaattttccccaaaagtTCACCAAAGTTCCCCAAatatccccaaattccccaagttttccccaaaattcccaaattttcccccaatttctcccaaattccccaaattttccctaaaattcccccattttccccaattGTCTccaatttccccaaatttccccaaatttccccaattttccccaatttcccccagagctgctgacCCCGCCCTGCGCCAGCCTCTgcctgcagggggcgctgtCGGCCCTGCACCGCAGCCAATCGCCTTCCTGCGCCCGCCTCTGCCGCGCCCTGAttggctgcctcagccaggacaGCCCCGCCCACGACCAGAGGTCAGTGCTGATTGGCCGGGGGGATCCCGCTGCTCTTTTCTCATTGGCTGGCCACTCCCGGATCCCGTTTCCTGATTGGCAACCTCTCCTCTCATTGGCCACGCCCCTTCCTGTGATTGGCTGCTGTCTTCCCAAATTTGGGGGAACCAGAGTTGCCATTCCCTGATTGGCTGCTCCTCTGGATCCCCCCTCTCTGATTGGCTGtgccctgtgggtgctgtgcTTTGATTGGCTGCTGTTTGCAATCCCTCTTCTCTGATTGGCTGTTGCTCAGGATCTGTTTTCTCTGATTGGCCGGCTCACTCAGTCCTTTTTCTCTGATTGGTCACTGTCCTTGATCCTTTTTCTCTGATTGGCCGCTCCTCTGAATCTCTTTTCCCTGATTGGCTGTGGCCATCAAGTCCTCTTCTCTGATTGGCTGTTGTTcttaattccttttttcccattGGCCGCTGTTCTGGATCCCTTTTTTCTGATTGGCTGGCTCACTCAGTCCTTTTTCTCTGATTGGTCGCTCCTCTGAATCTCTTTTCCCTGATTGGCTGTGGCCATAATCTCCTGTCCTCTGATTGGCTGTTGCTCTTGATTCCTTTTTCTAATTGGCCGCTGTTCTGGATCCCTTTTTCTCTGATTGGTCGCTGTCCTTAATCCCTCTTCTGTGATTGGCTGCTTCTCTAGATCCCCTTTCCCTGATTGGCTGTCACCTCCAGCTCCTATGCTCTGATTGGCTGCTTCTCTGGATCCCTTTTTCCTGATTGGCCGCTTCCCCCGATCCCTTTTCTCTGATTGGCCCAGCCCTCTGCTGACGTCACTGCAGGACCCCGCCCGCTCCCGCCTCCTGGAGGCGGCCATGACGGTCCTGGACCCCCCGGGGCTCCGCGAGCTCTTCCGGGGTCACCTGCGGGGTCACCTGAGGGGCGTGGCCTCCCACCGCGTGGCCAATCACGGCCTGCAGCGCCTCCTGGACCACGCCCCCGAGGACGTGGTAGGCGGGGCTTGGCCGGGTGGGGCTTTGGGGCGGAGCTTAAAAGGGATGAATTTGCATATGTAAATTAGGGGCTGGTCTGAAAGGGGGTGGGTTGGAAAGGGGCGGGGCCTAAATGGGAGGGGTCCAAATGAGGTGATTGGCTGGGGAATGGGGGTGGGGCTTAAGGAGGCGGGGCCTAAATGGAGGCGCTCATTGGTTGGGAGGGTGGTGGGCGTGGCTTAGTATGGTTGGAGGGGGTGGGGCTTTAAAATGTTAATTaggggtgggtggggcttaaTTGGGTGCATGAAATGGGCGGGGCTTGAAGGAAGAATGTCACTGGCTGGGTGGGAGGGGCTTGGAGGGGTGGAAAGCTAAGTGGGAGGGGCTTAAAGGGGATGGGGGATCAAATGGGATCATTTGATTggctgggagggaaggaggtgTGGTTTAAAGGGGTGGGGTTTAAAGAGGAGGGGCTTAAAGGGGGTGTGGCTTACAGGGAGCTTCCTATTGGTCAGAAATGTGGTGGGAGGGGCTTAAATACCTGAAAACCAAGAGGGGTGGAGCTTAACTGAATTATTTGCCTGGGAACAACCTCCTGATTGGCTGGGGTGAATCTGTGGGCATGTCTGAGGGTGGTGGGCGTGTCTGAGGGTGGTGGGCGTGTCTGAGGGCGGTGGGCGTGTCCCGGCAGGCGCAGGAGGTGCTGTCGGAGCTGGGCCCCGCCCTGCAGGAGCCGCTGGCGCGGGGTCACGCCGGGGTggtgctggcgctgctggggGCGGCCCTGAGGCACCCCCGGCTGCAGGGGGAGACCCTGCGCCACCTCTTCCAGGTGGGACACGCCCCTTTCGCGCAGGCCACGCCCACAGAGTGATAAACCACTCCCGATCTCTGATAAACCGCTCCCACTTTGTGATAAACCACACCCACTCTGTGATTAACCACTCCTGCTCTGTGATAAACCACTCCTGCTCTGTGATAAACCACGCCCACTCCGATAAACCACGCCCACTTTGTGAGAAACCACGCCCACTCTGTGATAAACCACACCCACTCTGTGATTAACCACTCCTGCTCTGTGATAAACCACTCCTGCTCTGTGATAAACCACGCCCACTTTGTGAGAAAACCACGCCCACTCTGTGATAAACCACGCCCACTGCGTGATAAACCACGCCCACTCTGTGATAAACCACTCCCACTGCGTGATAAACCATGCCCACTCTGTGATAAACCACGCCCGCTTGGTGATAAACCACGCCCACTCTGATAAACCACTCCCACTTTAACCACCCCTTTAATCCCACCCATGCTAAGCCCCGCCCCTTCCCCATTagctcctccccttcccctctaACCACGCCCCTAAGCCCcgccccttcccccatttccaTCTCTAAGCCCTGCCCCTTTCCCATcaggccctgggctgctgggccCCGCCCCTCCACCCCCAGTGCGTCAccgccctggcccagctccgcCCCCTGGAGGGCGGGGACAGCGAGGAGGGGGCGGAGCCTCAGGTAAAAGGGGCGGGGATTAGGGGAGGGGTTAAAGTGGGCGGGGCTTAAGGCGTGGGGTTTAAAGTGGGCGGGGCTTCGGGTGTGGGGTCAAAGTGGGTGGGGCTTAAGGTGTGGGGTTTAGAATGGGCGGGGCTTAAGGTGTGGGGTTAAAGTGGGCGGGGCTTAAGGTGTGGGGTTTAGAATGGGCGGGGCTTAAGGTGTGGGGTTAAAGTGGGCGGGGCTTAAGGTGTGGGGTTTAAAGTGGGCGGGGCTTCGGGTGTGGGGTCAAAGTGGGTGGGGCTTAAGGTGTGGGGGTTGAAGTGGGCGGGGCTTAAGGTGTGGGGTCAAAGTGGGTGGGGCTTAAGGTGTGGGGGTTGAAGTGGGCGGGGCCTAAGGTGTGGGGTTAAAGTGGGTGGGGCTTAAGGTGTGGGGTTTAGAATGGGCGGGGCTTAAGGTGTGGGGTTAAAGTGGGTGGGGCTTAAGGTGTGGGGTTTAGAATGGGCGGGGCTTAAGGTGTGGGGTCAAAGTGGGTGGGGCTTAAGGCGTGGGGTTTTAAAGTGGGCGGGGCTTCGGGTGTGGGGTCAAAGTGGGTGGGGCTTAAGGTGTGGGGGTTGAAGTGGGCGGGGCTTAAGGTGTGGGGTTAAAGTGGGTGGGGCTTAAGGTGTGGGGTTAAAGTGGGTGGGGCTTGAGGCGTGGGGTTTAAAGTGGGCGGGGCTTAAGGCGTGGGGTTTAAAGTGGGCGGGGCTTAAGGCGTGGGGTTTAAAGTGGGCGGGACTTAAGGTGTGGGGTTAAAGTGGGTGGGGCTTAAGGTGTGGGGTTTAGAATGGGCGGGGCTTAAGGTGTGGGGTTAAAGTGGGCGGGGCTTAAGGCGTGGGGTTTAAAGTGGGCGGGGCTTCTGGTGTGGGGTTAAAGTGGGCGGGGCTTAAGGTGTGGGTTAAAGTGGGTGGGGCTTAAGGTGTGGGGGTTAAAGTGGGTGGGGCTTAAGGTGTGGGGTTTAGAATGGGCGGGGCTTCGGGTGTGGGGTTAAAGTGGGCGGGGCTTAAGGTGCGGTGTTTAAAgtgggcagggcttggggtGTGGGGTTAAAGTGGGCGGGACTTAAGGTGTGGGGTTAAAGTGGGTGGGGCTTAAGGTGTGGGGTTTAGAATGGGCGGGGCTTAAGGTGTGGGGTCAAAGTGGGTGGGGCTTAAGGTGTGGGGGTTGAAGTGGGCGGGGCTTAAGGTGTGGGGTTAAAGTGGGTGGGGCTTAAGGTGTGGGGTTTAGAATGGGCGGGGCTTAAGGTGTGGGGTTAAAGTGGGTGGGGCTTAAGGTGTGGGGTTTAGAATGGGCGGGGCTTAAGGTGTGGGGTCAAAGTGGGTGGGGCTTAAGGTGTGGGGTTTAGAATGGGCGGGGCTTAAGGTGTGGGGTCAAAGTGGGTGGGGCTTAAGGTGTGGGGGTTGAAGTGGGCGGGGCTTAAGGTGTGGGGGTTAAAGTGGGCGGGGCTTGGGGTGTGGGGTTAAAGTGGGCGGGGCCTTTTTCCCattcattttcctcctctttcctcccaatttccccccatgTTTTCCCCAATGTCCCGGtgttccccccagcccctctcgcTGTCCCCGTGGGGGTCTcgggccctgcagctgctgctgcacttcggggacccctccccagttCTGGGGGCGCTGGGGGCGCTGCCccccccggcgctgcccgcgcTGGCCCGCAGCCCCCCCGGCAGCCGCCTCTGGGACGCCCTCCTGgggtccccaagtgtccccaaagtgaCCAAGAAACGGCTCCTCAGGAGGCTCAAGGTATtccaaaaatctgctttttttttggggtgaaaaacgGCCATTTTGGGCAAAAAATCCGATTTTTTTagcaaaaaaatctgattttttactgaataaaaagggatttttttgggggaaaaaatgcctTTATCTAGCAAAAAATCTTTGGTTTTGAGTAAAAACCAAAGTTTTTAGCAAAAATATTCTTTCTAAGGAAAAATGTagtaaaaattttattttttaggaaaaaacaggatttctgggaaaaaatgtgatttttttttcgtAAAAGAAGGGGTTTTTCGTGAAAAGAATTGCATTTTTTTAGAACAAAGATCTTTGGTCttgggtaaaaaaaaattctgatttttagttaaaaaaattagaattgtttttcacaaaaaaagtctgatttttcagccaaaaaaacccagctttttttcaggaataaaaaaggtcatttttaagcaaaaactcaaatttcttttggaaaaaataatctgattttccagcaaaaaacccccaattttCAGTAATAAAAAATGTGACTTTGGGGCTGGTCCAGAGCCCCCCGGCAGCCGCCTCTGGGACCCCCCCTGGGGTCCCCAAACGTCCCCAAAGTGACCAAAAAACGGCTCCTGAAACGCCTCAAGGTAttcaaaaaatgggaatttgttttggggtgaaaaacgGCCATTTTGGGCAAAAAAATCCGATTTTTTTAGCaaaaaaataggattttttagcaaaaaaatctgattttttagcgaaaattttggaatttttttagtGAAATAAAGGAATTTTTTCATGAAAGCAGCCACTTTAATTACCAAAAAAATCTTTggttttttcagtaaaaaagttgaaattttttgggggaaaaaacaaggtttttcagcaaaaaatgggattttttcattaaaaaatgggatttttttcatttaaaaatgggggtttttttaagtgaaaagaATTGGATTTTTTGCAATAAAAGCCTTGGGTAAAAAAAGATTCtgatttttcaattaaaaaaattagaattatttttcacaaaaaaatctgatttttcagaaaaacgaatttgtttttttttaataaaaaaacccacgTATTTTGCAGCAAAAAGTcaaattttttttgaaaaaatgaTCTGATTGTTCAGCAAAATAAAATCCCAATTTTCAGCAATAACTCtgtgatttttgggggaaaaatcccaaattttgagCGAACAAAGGGAGGGATTTTGAGGTTTGGGGctggcccggagccccccgggaGGAGTCTCTGGGACCCCCCTGgcgtcccccagtgtccccaa contains:
- the NOP9 gene encoding nucleolar protein 9 — protein: MTVLDPPGLRELFRGHLRGHLRGVASHRVANHGLQRLLDHAPEDVAQEVLSELGPALQEPLARGHAGVVLALLGAALRHPRLQGETLRHLFQALGCWAPPLHPQCVTALAQLRPLEGGDSEEGAEPQPLSLSPWGSRALQLLLHFGDPSPVLGALGALPPPALPALARSPPGSRLWDALLGSPSVPKVTKKRLLRRLKGHWAELARDRSGSRVLDTAWACSPLPQRAQLAAELAPSLPSLLRDPLGRGAARALQLSLFLRHRPQWEELQRQGRGLEL